A segment of the Candidatus Binatia bacterium genome:
CGGGTACAGGTGGCCGATGCGCTTCTCGGCCTCGTCGCGCATCCACCGGCCGTAGTAGCGGACGTCCTCGGCTAGTCCCTGGGCGCCGCGCCAGGGGCGAGGAAAGAGTGAAGAGGAGTGAGAAGAGAGTGGGGTCAGCTTTGGCGGAAGCGGCGGCGGAGAGTGGTCAGCATGCGGCTGACTTCGTCCAGCAGACCTCTCAGTCTGGTTGTCTCCGCTTCCGGGAACCAGGCAACCTGCTCGCATAGCGTCAGGAGCGTCTCCGCCTCCGCCAGCGAGCCCTGCGCGATCGCCAGAAACTGAGCCTTCTCCTTGTTCGACTCCCTCGTCCAGCCCTCTGCGATGTTCGCCGGAATCGAGACCGCGGCCCGCGTGATCTGCGATCGCATCCCGTACGTTTCCTCCCTCGGAAGCCCT
Coding sequences within it:
- a CDS encoding four helix bundle protein codes for the protein MHYRDTIVWQKAMEAAREVYRLAPGLPREETYGMRSQITRAAVSIPANIAEGWTRESNKEKAQFLAIAQGSLAEAETLLTLCEQVAWFPEAETTRLRGLLDEVSRMLTTLRRRFRQS